TAATTCATCATTTGAAAAATTTCCTGCAAATGCTCTCAAGCCATAGGATGGGCCTCCGATATAAACGGCATCCGCCCCATAATTAAAAGCTACCTTTAATTTTTCCATATTTCCTGCAGGAGCCAGAAGTTCAATTTTATTCATTTGCCAAACCTCCGCTTTTTAAACTTATTGCAACACCGTCGCCTAAGGGCAGTATGGATGTTTCATAATCATGATTTTCTGTTATGAATTTAAGATATTTTCGCATCCTCTTTACAATTGTTATCTTTCTTCTTATGAGAAGCTCATTGGTGGCCACCATGCCACGGAAAAGAACATTGTCTGCAAATATTATTCCTTCATTATTAAGCATTCTGTGACAGTGAGGGAAAAATTCCATATACTGACCCTTGGCTGCATCTATAAAAATAAAATCAAAGTCTTTGTCCATATTTGTGAGTATATCAAGGGCATCGCCTTCTATTATTTCAATTGAATCTTGAAATCCAGCCTTTTTTATATTTTCCTCTGCAAGCTTTATCATATCTGAATCTCTGTCTATGGTGATAATTCTGCCAGACAAAGCAGCTTTCTTCATAACAATTGCCGAATAGCCGATTGCAGTGCCTATCTCCAGTATTTTTAGGGGCTTATTTACCTTAATTAAAAATGAAAGCAATTGTGCAACTTC
The Oxobacter pfennigii DNA segment above includes these coding regions:
- a CDS encoding O-methyltransferase translates to MSKIVYDYIEEYIRNLIPKEDDLLKELEEYALLNNVPIIHPEVAQLLSFLIKVNKPLKILEIGTAIGYSAIVMKKAALSGRIITIDRDSDMIKLAEENIKKAGFQDSIEIIEGDALDILTNMDKDFDFIFIDAAKGQYMEFFPHCHRMLNNEGIIFADNVLFRGMVATNELLIRRKITIVKRMRKYLKFITENHDYETSILPLGDGVAISLKSGGLANE